In Drosophila nasuta strain 15112-1781.00 chromosome 2R, ASM2355853v1, whole genome shotgun sequence, a single genomic region encodes these proteins:
- the LOC132785893 gene encoding diacylglycerol kinase theta isoform X2, which translates to MADGGHSFVKKTFHKPTYCHHCSDLLWGLIQQGYICEVCNFIIHERCVSSVVTPCSGIAPCIIKNPVAHCWSEPTHHKRKFCTVCRKRLDETPAVHCLVCEYFAHIECQDFAVPDCTENATYVPGKELLNVKHQHHWREGNLPSTSKCAYCKKTCWSSECLTGYRCEWCGMTTHAGCRMYLPTECNFGILQPIYLPPHSVSIPRTEVPIEAIIGVQVKSKTSLVRDYSCPSPELDAEAAAGGDGGGDVGAAGFEGLKQLLELHRQRLEQSKQHFLLSTPTTPTSCGSISLCVSPTPSLTVGNESSHDQGDQQTEQEEPEPDDDDYDLQCNTTEHDSAVPTTTTTSSNVLQKSPSTNSSLHLLYTSLFRKLAHGQGRSRGRRRGELSDDDGDVDDDEVDGGVCDISGGELSDEYDHCDVSLRKRSARRTQREVSETDYHGDVELETAPRESCYEISSDTGGELTNTDELDSSMNLISNLSYNSSNSNTSNTSAKAAPEAHAATAAAAAAGAAGHALNPKTAALLKAKPKPKPKTILSAPKHSKGGSVSSPNSSDCSSASPAQLQLQQLPLSPVGRSKSFQEPGIARYKKYGRGLFQRRRSKRSPKGGTKSNYSLDRLSQNIEITIQDEDGNYQAYDDNFHTLAAARRLPHHDTTDGDDDVEYEDLYLDERLRGGGGHSGDDIAGDISDGGASSRSRRSHDDDNQGHVLGRLLRRVRGLSAGWRKPRYQKRRARSISEEFSSGDAPRFKDEESLGKAESSHGMSAAGAASGSGGAAGGGGGGGGSSGAAGGGATGGAGSGSSTSAHYRAESSGHKSDKSEKDREKKEKEREEKDIEMIKVFDGNNSFRRQQYRAIIVQRTYTLEQLLTTALRAFHITRDPQAFYLTDLYAAAGMEDAPLQDPTPVLNLTHLEGKRPAMYLRFHDRDRGHVRVYPGKLQCSLEDPYVSVPVDNTTVIKDLIRDALDKFGLQDNQIQDYRCSEVLLDRGVTERILSWNERPWDIMKQLGKDSIRQMELMRFYMQHKQDPHGPNIALFVGNLPTGLSQRNYEQILNKYVTDENKFTSIGPIYYEYGSVVLTFEDSQKAVRAFYNLRETIIEDKKLLVLLLPNIEPSMVPSDVRPLLVFVNVKSGGCQGLELISSFRKLLNPYQVFDLDNGGPLPGLYVFRQITNYKILVCGGDGTIGWVLQCLDNVGQDSECSSPPCAIVPLGTGNDLARVLCWGSGYTGGEDPLNMLRDVIEAEEIRLDRWTVVFHPEDKPEEPAMKPPAQTTGGAQNEDNSQIFVMNNYFGIGIDADLCLDFHNAREENPNQFNSRLRNKGYYVKMGLRKIVGRKTVKDLQKELRLEVDGKVVDLPPVDGIIILNILSWGSGANPWGPDKDDQFSTPNHYDGMLEVVGVTGVVHLGQIQSGIRTAMRIAQGGHIKIHLNTDMPVQVDGEPWIQSPGDVVVLKSALKATMLKKNKLKMKRRNTEPTMLVAGSATPQLSLALPPSVGEVGDAAEAGDAGPNNTDF; encoded by the exons ATGGCGGATGGTGGGCATTCATTTGTGAAGAAGACATTTCATAAGCCAACTTACTGTCACCACTGCTCGGATCTGCTCTGGGGCCTCATTCAGCAGGGCTACATATGCGAAG TTTGCAACTTTATCATACACGAACGATGTGTCAGCAGCGTGGTAACGCCCTGTTCCGGCATTGCGCCATGCATTATAAAG AATCCCGTCGCCCATTGTTGGTCGGAGCCGACTCATCACAAGAGAAAATTTTGCACTGTTTGCCGTAAGCGATTGGATGAAACGCCAGCGGTGCATTGTTTAG TTTGCGAATATTTCGCGCATATTGAGTGCCAAGATTTTGCAGTGCCCGATTGCACCGAGAATGCAACATACGTGCCCGGCAAGGAGTTGCTTAATGTGAAGCATCAA CATCATTGGCGAGAGGGTAATCTTCCATCAACGTCCAAATGCGCTTACTGCAAGAAAACCTGTTGGTCTTCGGAATGCCTCACAG GCTATCGCTGCGAGTGGTGTGGCATGACCACACACGCTGGATGTCGCATGTACCTGCCAACCGAATGTAATTTTGGTATACTACAACCTATCTACTTACCTCCGCATTCAGTTTCGATACCACGTACTGAGGTGCCAATCGAGGCGATCATTGGCGTCCAAGTCAAATCCAAGACGTCGCTGGTGCGCGACTACTCGTGTC CCAGCCCGGAGCTCGATGCTGAGGCCGCGGCTGGTGGTGATGGTGGTGGTGACGTTGGTGCAGCGGGTTTCGAGGGTCTCAAGCAGCTGCTCGAATTGCACAGGCAGCGACTTGAGCAATcgaaacaacattttttactTTCAACGCCGACCACGCCCACATCCTGTGGCTCCATCTCGCTCTGTGTCTCGCCAACGCCCTCGTTGACAGTCGGCAACGAATCGAGCCACGATCAGGGGGATCAGCAAACGGAACAGGAAGAACCCGAACCCGATGACGATGACTATGATCTGCAGTGCAATACAACCGAGCACGATAGCGCGGtgcccacaacaacaaccacgtCGAGCAATGTGCTGCAAAAGTCGCCTTCGACCAACTCCTCGTTGCATTTGCTCTACACGAGCTTGTTCCGCAAACTGGCCCACGGTCAGGGACGTAGTCGAGGTCGTCGTCGTGGGGAACTCTCCGACGATGACGGAGACGTGGATGACGATGAGGTCGATGGCGGTGTCTGTGATATAAGCGGAGGGGAGCTGAGCGATGAGTACGATCACTGCGATGTCTCGTTGCGCAAACGTTCGGCACGGAGAACGCAGCGTGAGGTCAGCGAAACGGATTACCATGGCGACGTTGAGCTGGAGACGGCGCCGCGAGAGAGTTGCTATGAGATCTCATCCGATACGGGTGGCGAGTTAACGAACACGGATGAGCTCGACTCGAGCATGAATCTGATCAGCAACCTTAGCTATAATAGTAGTAATAGTAACACCTCAAACACATCTGCCAAGGCAGCTCCTGAAGCTcatgctgctactgctgctgctgctgctgccggtgCTGCAGGACACGCCTTAAACCCAAAGACTGCTGCTCTACTCAAAGCCAAGCCGAAACCCAAGCCAAAGACCATACTCAGTGCGCCCAAGCACAGCAAAGGCGGCTCGGTGAGCTCACCCAATTCCAGCGATTGCTCCTCGGCATCGCCAGcccaactgcaactgcagcagctgccactgtCGCCCGTGGGTCGCAGCAAATCGTTCCAGGAGCCGGGCATTGCCCGTTACAAGAAGTACGGTCGTGGGCTCTTTCAGCGCCGACGCTCGAAACGTTCGCCCAAAGGCGGCACCAAGAGCAATTACAGCCTCGACAGGCTGTCACAGAACATTGAGATTACCATACAGGATGAGGATGGCAACTATCAGGCGTACGACGACAACTTTCACACATTAGCAGCCGCTCGTCGTCTGCCTCATCACGATACGACGGACGGCGACGATGATGTGGAGTATGAGGATTTGTATCTGGATGAGCGACTACGCGGCGGTGGTGGCCACAGTGGCGATGACATTGCCGGCGATATTAGCGATGGCGGCGCCAGCAGTCGATCCCGTCGTTCCCACGACGACGATAATCAGGGCCATGTCCTGGGACGTCTGTTGCGCCGTGTTCGCGGACTCTCCGCCGGCTGGCGCAAGCCGCGTTACCAGAAGCGCAGAG CACGCAGCATATCGGAGGAGTTCAGTAGCGGAGATGCGCCTCGCTTCAAGGATGAGGAGTCGCTGGGCAAGGCCGAGTCCTCGCATGGCATGAGTGCTGCTGGCGCTGCTAGCGGCAGCGGAGGAGCAGCaggaggcggtggcggtggtggtggcagCAGTGGGGCAGCTGGAGGTGGTGCAACAGGTGGTGCTGGCAGCGGTTCTTCCACTTCGGCACACTATCGCGCCGAGTCGAGTGGCCACAAGTCGGACAAGTCCGAGAAGGATCGCGAGAAGAAGGAAAAAGAACGCGAGGAGAAGGATATAG AAATGATCAAGGTCTTTGATGGCAACAACTCATTCCGGCGACAGCAGTATCGTGCCATCATCGTGCAGCGAACGTACACGCTGGAACAATTACTGACCACCGCCCTGCGGGCCTTTCACATCACCCGTGATCCGCAGGCCTTCTATCTGACGGATCTGTATGCAGCCGCCGGCATGGAGGATGCACCGCTGCAGGATCCGACGCCAGTGCTGAATTTGACACACTTGGAGGGCAAACGACCCGCGATGTATCTCAGGTTTCACGACCGGGACAGGGGCCATGTGCGCGTCTATCCGGGCAAATTGCAATGCTCATTGGAGGATCCCTATGTCAGTGTGCCTGTCGACAATACGACAGTCATCAAGGACTTGATACGCGACGCACTCGACAAGTTTGGTCTGCAGGACAACCAAATACAGGACTATAG ATGCTCGGAAGTCCTGCTCGATCGCGGCGTTACCGAGCGCATTCTTTCGTGGAACGAACGGCCGTGGGATATTATGAAGCAGCTGGGCAAGGATTCCATACGTCAAATGGAACTGATGCGCTTCTACATGCAGCACAAACAGGATCCCCATGGACCAAACATTGCCCTCTTTGTGGGCAATCTACCCACAGGACTCTCTCAGCGCAACTACGAGCAGATCCTCAACAAATATGTGACCGACGAGAACAAATTCACCAGCATTGGACCCATCTACTACGAGTACGGCTCAGTGGTGCTAACCTTTGAGGATTCCCAAAAGGCG GTGCGCGCTTTCTACAATTTGCGCGAAACGATAATTGAGGACAAGAagctgttggtgctgctgctgccgaacATTGAACCCAGTATGGTCCCATCGGACGTTAGACCGCTGCTAGTCTTTGTGAATGTCAAGTCTGGCGGCTGTCAGGGACTGGAGTTAATATCGAGCTTTAGGAAACTCCTGAATCCGTATCAGGTCTTCGACTTGGACAACGGCGGACCGTTGCCAGG CCTCTATGTATTCCGTCAAATCACCAACTACAAGATCCTAGTGTGCGGTGGCGACGGCACCATTGGCTGGGTGCTGCAGTGCCTGGATAATGTTGGTCAAGACTCGGAATGTTCTAGCCCACCGTGTGCCATTGTACCTCTAGGTACAG GCAACGATCTAGCACGCGTCTTATGCTGGGGTTCCGGCTACACCGGTGGCGAGGATCCCCTCAATATGCTGCGCGATGTTATTGAGGCGGAGGAGATACGTTTGGATCGCTGGACCGTTGTCTTCCATCCGGAGGATAAGCCCGAAGAGCCAGCGATGAAGCCGCCCGCACAAACAACCg GTGGCGCCCAAAACGAGGACAACTCACAGATCTTTGTGATGAACAACTATTTTGGTATTGGCATCGATGCCGATCTCTGTCTGGACTTCCATAATGCACGCGAAGAGAATCCCAATCAGTTCAATTCCCGCCTGCGCAACAAGGGATACTACGTGAAGATGGGATTGCGCAAGATTGTGGGTCGCAAGACGGTCAAGGACTTGCAGAAGGAGCTGCGGCTGGAGGTCGACGGCAAAGTCGTCGATCTGCCACCAGTCGATGGCATcatcattttgaatatattgaG CTGGGGAAGCGGTGCCAATCCCTGGGGTCCCGACAAGGACGATCAGTTTAGTACGCCCAATCACTATGATGGCATGCTGGAGGTTGTGGGCGTTACAGGCGTCGTCCATTTGGGTCAGATACAGTCTGGCATTCGCACGGCGATGCGCATAGCACAG GGTGGACACATTAAAATCCACTTGAACACCGACATGCCAGTGCAAGTGGATGGTGAACCATGGATCCAGAGTCCTGGTGACGTTGTGGTCCTCAAGTCAGCGCTTAAG
- the LOC132785893 gene encoding diacylglycerol kinase theta isoform X5, with amino-acid sequence MADGGHSFVKKTFHKPTYCHHCSDLLWGLIQQGYICEVCNFIIHERCVSSVVTPCSGIAPCIIKNPVAHCWSEPTHHKRKFCTVCRKRLDETPAVHCLVCEYFAHIECQDFAVPDCTENATYVPGKELLNVKHQHHWREGNLPSTSKCAYCKKTCWSSECLTGYRCEWCGMTTHAGCRMYLPTECNFGILQPIYLPPHSVSIPRTEVPIEAIIGVQVKSKTSLVRDYSCPRSISEEFSSGDAPRFKDEESLGKAESSHGMSAAGAASGSGGAAGGGGGGGGSSGAAGGGATGGAGSGSSTSAHYRAESSGHKSDKSEKDREKKEKEREEKDIEMIKVFDGNNSFRRQQYRAIIVQRTYTLEQLLTTALRAFHITRDPQAFYLTDLYAAAGMEDAPLQDPTPVLNLTHLEGKRPAMYLRFHDRDRGHVRVYPGKLQCSLEDPYVSVPVDNTTVIKDLIRDALDKFGLQDNQIQDYRCSEVLLDRGVTERILSWNERPWDIMKQLGKDSIRQMELMRFYMQHKQDPHGPNIALFVGNLPTGLSQRNYEQILNKYVTDENKFTSIGPIYYEYGSVVLTFEDSQKAVRAFYNLRETIIEDKKLLVLLLPNIEPSMVPSDVRPLLVFVNVKSGGCQGLELISSFRKLLNPYQVFDLDNGGPLPGLYVFRQITNYKILVCGGDGTIGWVLQCLDNVGQDSECSSPPCAIVPLGTGNDLARVLCWGSGYTGGEDPLNMLRDVIEAEEIRLDRWTVVFHPEDKPEEPAMKPPAQTTGGAQNEDNSQIFVMNNYFGIGIDADLCLDFHNAREENPNQFNSRLRNKGYYVKMGLRKIVGRKTVKDLQKELRLEVDGKVVDLPPVDGIIILNILSWGSGANPWGPDKDDQFSTPNHYDGMLEVVGVTGVVHLGQIQSGIRTAMRIAQGGHIKIHLNTDMPVQVDGEPWIQSPGDVVVLKSALKATMLKKTKSKRRLTEPHISPAVLSLSLQNAPQQQSQPQQSSHSHSQQQLQQQQQQQQQQQQQLSSAENGDKDASSVPPSLHLGST; translated from the exons ATGGCGGATGGTGGGCATTCATTTGTGAAGAAGACATTTCATAAGCCAACTTACTGTCACCACTGCTCGGATCTGCTCTGGGGCCTCATTCAGCAGGGCTACATATGCGAAG TTTGCAACTTTATCATACACGAACGATGTGTCAGCAGCGTGGTAACGCCCTGTTCCGGCATTGCGCCATGCATTATAAAG AATCCCGTCGCCCATTGTTGGTCGGAGCCGACTCATCACAAGAGAAAATTTTGCACTGTTTGCCGTAAGCGATTGGATGAAACGCCAGCGGTGCATTGTTTAG TTTGCGAATATTTCGCGCATATTGAGTGCCAAGATTTTGCAGTGCCCGATTGCACCGAGAATGCAACATACGTGCCCGGCAAGGAGTTGCTTAATGTGAAGCATCAA CATCATTGGCGAGAGGGTAATCTTCCATCAACGTCCAAATGCGCTTACTGCAAGAAAACCTGTTGGTCTTCGGAATGCCTCACAG GCTATCGCTGCGAGTGGTGTGGCATGACCACACACGCTGGATGTCGCATGTACCTGCCAACCGAATGTAATTTTGGTATACTACAACCTATCTACTTACCTCCGCATTCAGTTTCGATACCACGTACTGAGGTGCCAATCGAGGCGATCATTGGCGTCCAAGTCAAATCCAAGACGTCGCTGGTGCGCGACTACTCGTGTC CACGCAGCATATCGGAGGAGTTCAGTAGCGGAGATGCGCCTCGCTTCAAGGATGAGGAGTCGCTGGGCAAGGCCGAGTCCTCGCATGGCATGAGTGCTGCTGGCGCTGCTAGCGGCAGCGGAGGAGCAGCaggaggcggtggcggtggtggtggcagCAGTGGGGCAGCTGGAGGTGGTGCAACAGGTGGTGCTGGCAGCGGTTCTTCCACTTCGGCACACTATCGCGCCGAGTCGAGTGGCCACAAGTCGGACAAGTCCGAGAAGGATCGCGAGAAGAAGGAAAAAGAACGCGAGGAGAAGGATATAG AAATGATCAAGGTCTTTGATGGCAACAACTCATTCCGGCGACAGCAGTATCGTGCCATCATCGTGCAGCGAACGTACACGCTGGAACAATTACTGACCACCGCCCTGCGGGCCTTTCACATCACCCGTGATCCGCAGGCCTTCTATCTGACGGATCTGTATGCAGCCGCCGGCATGGAGGATGCACCGCTGCAGGATCCGACGCCAGTGCTGAATTTGACACACTTGGAGGGCAAACGACCCGCGATGTATCTCAGGTTTCACGACCGGGACAGGGGCCATGTGCGCGTCTATCCGGGCAAATTGCAATGCTCATTGGAGGATCCCTATGTCAGTGTGCCTGTCGACAATACGACAGTCATCAAGGACTTGATACGCGACGCACTCGACAAGTTTGGTCTGCAGGACAACCAAATACAGGACTATAG ATGCTCGGAAGTCCTGCTCGATCGCGGCGTTACCGAGCGCATTCTTTCGTGGAACGAACGGCCGTGGGATATTATGAAGCAGCTGGGCAAGGATTCCATACGTCAAATGGAACTGATGCGCTTCTACATGCAGCACAAACAGGATCCCCATGGACCAAACATTGCCCTCTTTGTGGGCAATCTACCCACAGGACTCTCTCAGCGCAACTACGAGCAGATCCTCAACAAATATGTGACCGACGAGAACAAATTCACCAGCATTGGACCCATCTACTACGAGTACGGCTCAGTGGTGCTAACCTTTGAGGATTCCCAAAAGGCG GTGCGCGCTTTCTACAATTTGCGCGAAACGATAATTGAGGACAAGAagctgttggtgctgctgctgccgaacATTGAACCCAGTATGGTCCCATCGGACGTTAGACCGCTGCTAGTCTTTGTGAATGTCAAGTCTGGCGGCTGTCAGGGACTGGAGTTAATATCGAGCTTTAGGAAACTCCTGAATCCGTATCAGGTCTTCGACTTGGACAACGGCGGACCGTTGCCAGG CCTCTATGTATTCCGTCAAATCACCAACTACAAGATCCTAGTGTGCGGTGGCGACGGCACCATTGGCTGGGTGCTGCAGTGCCTGGATAATGTTGGTCAAGACTCGGAATGTTCTAGCCCACCGTGTGCCATTGTACCTCTAGGTACAG GCAACGATCTAGCACGCGTCTTATGCTGGGGTTCCGGCTACACCGGTGGCGAGGATCCCCTCAATATGCTGCGCGATGTTATTGAGGCGGAGGAGATACGTTTGGATCGCTGGACCGTTGTCTTCCATCCGGAGGATAAGCCCGAAGAGCCAGCGATGAAGCCGCCCGCACAAACAACCg GTGGCGCCCAAAACGAGGACAACTCACAGATCTTTGTGATGAACAACTATTTTGGTATTGGCATCGATGCCGATCTCTGTCTGGACTTCCATAATGCACGCGAAGAGAATCCCAATCAGTTCAATTCCCGCCTGCGCAACAAGGGATACTACGTGAAGATGGGATTGCGCAAGATTGTGGGTCGCAAGACGGTCAAGGACTTGCAGAAGGAGCTGCGGCTGGAGGTCGACGGCAAAGTCGTCGATCTGCCACCAGTCGATGGCATcatcattttgaatatattgaG CTGGGGAAGCGGTGCCAATCCCTGGGGTCCCGACAAGGACGATCAGTTTAGTACGCCCAATCACTATGATGGCATGCTGGAGGTTGTGGGCGTTACAGGCGTCGTCCATTTGGGTCAGATACAGTCTGGCATTCGCACGGCGATGCGCATAGCACAG GGTGGACACATTAAAATCCACTTGAACACCGACATGCCAGTGCAAGTGGATGGTGAACCATGGATCCAGAGTCCTGGTGACGTTGTGGTCCTCAAGTCAGCGCTTAAG